Proteins co-encoded in one Melopsittacus undulatus isolate bMelUnd1 chromosome 18, bMelUnd1.mat.Z, whole genome shotgun sequence genomic window:
- the PLPBP gene encoding pyridoxal phosphate homeostasis protein: MWKTAGMAAGDGLGPALRAVIERVQQAAARRPQGLPAVQPRLVAVSKTKPAEMVIEAYGHGQRSFGENYVQELLEKASDSRILSSCPDIKWHFIGHLQKTNVNKLMAVPNLFMLETVDSVKLADRVNSSWQKKGSPQRLKVMVQVNTSGEDSKHGLPPGDTTAAVEHIINKCPNLEFVGLMTIGSVGHDLSKGPNPDFQMLLSLRKEVCEKLSLPIEKVELSMGMSTDFQHAIEVGSTNVRIGSTIFGERNYSNKAGSEGKTETLTVQGQ; encoded by the exons ATGTGGAAGACGGCCGGCATGGCCGCCGGGGACGGGCTGGGCCCCGCTCTGCGGGCCGTTATCGAGCGGGTGCAGCAGGCAGCGGCCCGCAGGCCGCAG GGGCTCCCGGCCGTGCAGCCGCGGCTGGTGGCCGTCAGCAAGACCAAGCCGGCGGAGATGGTGATCGAGGCCTACGGCCACGGGCAGCGCAGCTTCGGGGAGAACTAC GTTCAAGAGCTGCTAGAAAAGGCATCAGACTCCAGG aTTCTCTCCTCTTGCCCAGACATTAAATGGCATTTCATTGGCCACCTGCAGAAAACCAACGTCAACAAGTTGATGG CTGTCCCAAACCTCTTCATGCTGGAAACAGTGGATTCGGTGAAGCTGGCAGACAGGGTCAACAGCTCCTGGCAGAAGAAAGGCTCCCCTCAGAGGCTGAAGGTCATGGTGCAAGTTAATACGAGTGGAGAAGACA GTAAGCATGGCCTTCCTCCTGGAGacaccactgctgctgtggagcaCATCATCAACAAGTGTCCCAACCTGGAATTTGTGGGGCTGATGACCATTGGCAGTGTTGGGCATGATCTTAGTAAAGGTCCAAATCCTGACTTCCAG ATGCTGCTGTCTTTGCGGAAGGAAGTGTGTGAAAAGCTCAGTCTCCCCATTGAGAAGGTGGAGCTGAGCATGGGCATGTCCACAGACTTCCAGCATGCA ATAGAGGTTGGATCCACAAACGTCAGGATTGGAAGCACTATATTTGGAGAACGAAATTATTCCAACAAAGCAGGCAGTGAAGGCAAAACTGAGACCTTGACAGTGCAGGGTCAGTAG